A single genomic interval of Passer domesticus isolate bPasDom1 chromosome 26, bPasDom1.hap1, whole genome shotgun sequence harbors:
- the LOC135286391 gene encoding serine/threonine-protein kinase PAK 3-like, giving the protein MQLRNIVSEAQPAQKYLEVEQIGQGAFGAVSKGLDRATGGEVAIKKMSLTGQNRQRAVNEIVLLKDKKHPNIVNFLDSFLVDGDLWLVMEYMDGGTLQDVVRQTRMAEGEMAAVSRECLQGLDFLHSKQVIHRDVKSSNILLGMDGSVRLADFGLCAQLSPEQDQRSSMVGTAHWMAPEVVTRSPYGPKVDIWSFGIVTIEMVEGEPPYFRETAAMARALIRQNGTPQLQEPRRLSALLRDFLECSLEPDEERRWAAQELLQHPFLASAKPLSSLTPLITAAKQLREQRRR; this is encoded by the exons ATGCAGCTGA GGAACATCGTGAGCGAGGCGCAGCCTGCCCAGAAATACCTGGAAGTGGAGCAGATTGGCCAAGG GGCTTTTGGAGCCGTTTCTAAAGGACTCGACAGGGCCACTGGAGGAGAG GTGGCCATCAAGAAAATGAGTCTCACAGGGCAGAACAGGCAACGAGCTGTGAATGAGATCGTGCTCCTGAAGGACAAGAAACACCCCAACATTGTCAACTTTTTGGACAG CTTCCTTGTTGATGGAGATCTCTGGCTGGTCATGGAATACATGGATGGAGGAACTTTGCAGGACGTTGTCAGACAGACACGCATGGCTGAAGGAGAGATGGCAGCTGTCAGTCGGGAG TGTCTGCAGGGCCTGGATTTCCTCCATTCCAAGCAGGTGATCCACAGGGATGTGAAGAGCTCCAACATCCTTCTGGGAATGGACggctctgtcaggctgg ctgattttggcctctgtgctcagctcagccctgagcaggaCCAGCGCAGCTCCATGGTGGGCACTGCTCACTGGATGGCCCCAGAGGTTGTGACCAGATCTCCTTATGGCCCCAAGGTGGACATCTGGTCCTTCGGTATCGTGACCATCGAGATGGTGGAAGGAGAACCTCCTTACTTCAGGGAAACTGCGGCCATG gcTCGCGCTCTGATCCGGCAGAACGGGACCccgcagctgcaggagccccggcGCCTGTCGGCTCTGCTGCGGGACTTCCTCGAGTGCAGCCTGGAGCCGGACGAGGAGCGGCGCTgggctgcccaggagctgctgcag CACCCATTTTTAGCATCAGCCAAGCCTCTCTCCAGCCTGACCCCTCTGATCACTGCAGCAAAGCAACTGAGGGAGCAGCGGAGGAGATGA
- the LOC135286320 gene encoding LOW QUALITY PROTEIN: uncharacterized protein LOC135286320 (The sequence of the model RefSeq protein was modified relative to this genomic sequence to represent the inferred CDS: inserted 1 base in 1 codon) produces CLASGQRHPSARAAPRPRGPGRAFLGTPELAPAQRPKVPPAWKSPSRGCSVAGTPQPIRAQQERAAANESAGRCGVISRRAEAPGGRSRRSAAALGLRPLPGAAAGRGAAAAAALLALLLLAAXPAAGAELSGLLQWIAKAECHFIIGTERVKYAERRSYNREQLLHFDCDFVGHFVGFTPFGEKVAGYRNNLPDFLRLKRTAVLWYCRSNSEAAAVFLTERRVPIPPCPSRWCPRAPSPAPAACSAP; encoded by the exons TGCCTGGCATCGGGCCAGCGTCACCCCTCGGCACGGGCAGCCCCGAGACCCCGCGGCCCTGGGCGCGCATTtctgggcacacctgagctcGCACCTGCCCAGCGCCCCAAGGTTCCGCCTGCCTGGAAAAGCCCCAGCCGGGGCTGCAGCGTGGCGGGAACCCCCCAGCCAATCCGAGCGCAGCAGGAGCGCGCCGCAGCCAATGAGAGCGCGGGGCGTTGCGGAGTCATCAGTCGCCGGGCAGAGGCTCCGGGCGGGCGCTCCCGGCGCAGCGCGGCTGCTTTGGGGCTGCGGCCCCTGCCCGGCGCTGCCGCGGGGCGAGGGGCGGCAGCTGCGGCcgcactgctggcactgctgctgctggcag cCCCGGCTGCGGGCGCCGAGCTCTCGG GGCTGTTGCAGTGGATTGCAAAGGCTGAGTGTCACTTCATTATCGGCACCGAGAGGGTGAAGTACGCGGAGAGGCGCAGCTACAAccgggagcagctcctgcacttcgaCTGCGACTTTGTGGGGCACTTTGTGGGGTTCACCCCCTTTGGGGAGAAGGTGGCCGGGTACAGGAACAACCTCCCGGATTTCCTGCGGCTCAAAAGGACCGCGGTGCTCTGGTACTGCCGGAGCAACTCCGAGGCGGCCGCCGTGTTCCTCACGGAGCGCCGAG tgcccatcccaccGTGTCCATCTCGCTGGTGCCCTcgagctcccagcccagccccggccgCCTGCTCTGCTCCGTGA
- the LOC135286381 gene encoding serine/threonine-protein kinase PAK 3-like isoform X2, producing the protein MIQHVLAAVGTLYTVAYSGYFLTHLARHLMSGSQAAPPPSGTKAAPAPPVAPSVSKEEAKEEGDSSELPAALGDDGDLPSVPGDDSELPAALGDEGEHPAVWEYNSEAPAVWDKDSGHLPAWDEDGGCPLVWDKNGPAPTVGDEDGGHLPVWDEDGGHPVPWEEEHEPLPEWEVDSERPLAWKEDGKPAAFWEEDGEAAAFWEEDGEAAAFWEEDGEPPSAWEEDTEPPSAVGSWAEHSDSSAALQAEGRGEWCLMQLRNTVSEAQPAQKYLEVEQIGQGAFGAVSKGLDRATGGEVALKKMSLTGQNRERAVNEILLLKDKKHPNIVNFLDSFLVDGDLWLVMEYMDGGTLQDVVRQTRMAEGEMAAVSRECLQGLDFLHSKRVIHRDVKSSNILLGMDGSVRLADFGLCAQLSPEQDQRSSMVGTAHWMAPEVVTRSPYGPKVDIWSFGIVTIEMVEGEPPYFRETAAMARALIRQNGTPQLQEPRRLSALLRDFLECSLEPDEERRWAAQELLQHPFLASAKPLSSLTPLITAAKQLREQRRR; encoded by the exons ATGATCCAGCACGTGCTTGCTGCAGTTGGTACCCTGTACACTGTGGCTTATTCGGGGTATTTTTTAACCCACTTGGCAC GGCACCTCATGTCTGGATCCcaagcagctcctcctccttcg GGCACaaaagcagcaccagcacctccTGTGGCTCCCTCTGTTTCCAAAGAGGAGGccaaagaggagggagacagcagtgagcttcctgctgctctgggggacGATGGTGACCTTCCCTCAGTGCCGGGAGATGACAGTGAACTTCCCGCTGCTCTGGGAGACGAGGGCGAACATCCCGCGGTGTGGGAATACAACAGCGAGGCTCCCGCGGTGTGGGACAAGGACAGTGGACATCTCCCGGCGTGGGACGAGGACGGTGGATGTCCCCTGGTGTGGGACAAGAATGGCCCAGCTCCCACGGTGGGGGATGAGGACGGGGGACATCTCCCAGTGTGGGATGAGGATGGAGGACATCCTGTGCCTTGGGAAGAGGAGCATGAACCTCTCCCAGAATGGGAAGTGGACAGTGAACGACCCCTGGCTTGGAAAGAAGATGGCAAACCTGCAGCGTTTTGGGAAGAggatggagaagctgcagccttttgggaagaggatggagaagctgcagcctttTGGGAAGAGGATGGAGAACCTCCCTCTGCTTGGGAAGAGGACACTGAACCTCCCTCTGCTGTGGGATCCTGGGCTGAACATTCTGACAgcagtgcagccctgcaggcagaggggagaggggagtgGTGCCTGATGCAGCTGA GGAACACCGTGAGCGAGGCGCAGCCTGCCCAGAAATACCTGGAAGTGGAGCAGATTGGCCAAGG GGCTTTTGGAGCCGTTTCTAAAGGACTCGACAGGGCCACTGGAGGAGAG GTGGCCCTCAAGAAAATGAGTCTCACAGGGCAGAACAGGGAACGAGCTGTGAATGAAATCCTGCTCCTGAAGGACAAGAAGCACCCCAACATTGTCAACTTTTTGGACAG CTTCCTTGTTGATGGAGATCTCTGGCTGGTCATGGAATACATGGATGGAGGAACTTTGCAGGACGTTGTCAGACAGACACGCATGGCTGAAGGAGAGATGGCAGCTGTCAGTCGGGAG TGTCTGCAGGGCCTGGATTTCCTCCATTCCAAGCGGGTGATCCACAGGGATGTGAAGAGCTCCAACATCCTTCTGGGAATGGACggctctgtcaggctgg ctgattttggcctctgtgctcagctcagccctgagcaggaCCAGCGCAGCTCCATGGTGGGCACTGCTCACTGGATGGCCCCAGAGGTTGTGACCAGATCTCCTTACGGCCCCAAGGTGGACATCTGGTCCTTCGGTATCGTGACCATCGAGATGGTGGAAGGAGAACCTCCTTACTTCAGGGAAACGGCGGCCATG gcTCGCGCTCTGATCCGGCAGAACGGGACCccgcagctgcaggagccccggcGCCTGTCGGCTCTGCTGCGGGACTTCCTCGAGTGCAGCCTGGAGCCGGACGAGGAGCGGCGCTgggctgcccaggagctgctgcag CACCCATTTTTAGCATCAGCCAAGCCTCTCTCCAGCCTGACCCCTCTGATCACTGCAGCAAAGCAACTGAGGGAGCAGCGGAGGAGATGA
- the LOC135286381 gene encoding uncharacterized protein LOC135286381 isoform X1 — translation MIQHVLAAVGTLYTVAYSGYFLTHLARHLMSGSQAAPPPSGTKAAPAPPVAPSVSKEEAKEEGDSSELPAALGDDGDLPSVPGDDSELPAALGDEGEHPAVWEYNSEAPAVWDKDSGHLPAWDEDGGCPLVWDKNGPAPTVGDEDGGHLPVWDEDGGHPVPWEEEHEPLPEWEVDSERPLAWKEDGKPAAFWEEDGEAAAFWEEDGEAAAFWEEDGEPPSAWEEDTEPPSAVGSWAEHSDSSAALQAEGRGEWCLMQLSTSALFLGARAGCCVCVSASAAPSAALQLNVPESFIVLPQLRPRGSRPQGVGLPSGSAAGQLSLWEGASSMWFLSGNTVSEAQPAQKYLEVEQIGQGAFGAVSKGLDRATGGEVALKKMSLTGQNRERAVNEILLLKDKKHPNIVNFLDSFLVDGDLWLVMEYMDGGTLQDVVRQTRMAEGEMAAVSRECLQGLDFLHSKRVIHRDVKSSNILLGMDGSVRLADFGLCAQLSPEQDQRSSMVGTAHWMAPEVVTRSPYGPKVDIWSFGIVTIEMVEGEPPYFRETAAMARALIRQNGTPQLQEPRRLSALLRDFLECSLEPDEERRWAAQELLQHPFLASAKPLSSLTPLITAAKQLREQRRR, via the exons ATGATCCAGCACGTGCTTGCTGCAGTTGGTACCCTGTACACTGTGGCTTATTCGGGGTATTTTTTAACCCACTTGGCAC GGCACCTCATGTCTGGATCCcaagcagctcctcctccttcg GGCACaaaagcagcaccagcacctccTGTGGCTCCCTCTGTTTCCAAAGAGGAGGccaaagaggagggagacagcagtgagcttcctgctgctctgggggacGATGGTGACCTTCCCTCAGTGCCGGGAGATGACAGTGAACTTCCCGCTGCTCTGGGAGACGAGGGCGAACATCCCGCGGTGTGGGAATACAACAGCGAGGCTCCCGCGGTGTGGGACAAGGACAGTGGACATCTCCCGGCGTGGGACGAGGACGGTGGATGTCCCCTGGTGTGGGACAAGAATGGCCCAGCTCCCACGGTGGGGGATGAGGACGGGGGACATCTCCCAGTGTGGGATGAGGATGGAGGACATCCTGTGCCTTGGGAAGAGGAGCATGAACCTCTCCCAGAATGGGAAGTGGACAGTGAACGACCCCTGGCTTGGAAAGAAGATGGCAAACCTGCAGCGTTTTGGGAAGAggatggagaagctgcagccttttgggaagaggatggagaagctgcagcctttTGGGAAGAGGATGGAGAACCTCCCTCTGCTTGGGAAGAGGACACTGAACCTCCCTCTGCTGTGGGATCCTGGGCTGAACATTCTGACAgcagtgcagccctgcaggcagaggggagaggggagtgGTGCCTGATGCAGCTGAGTACGTCTGCTCTGTTCCTGGGTGCCCGAGCagggtgctgtgtgtgtgtctcagcatcagctgcacccagtgctgctctgcagctgaatGTCCCCGAGTCATTTATTGTCCTTCCCCAGCTGAGACCAAGGGGCTCACGGCCCCAGGGAGTGGGGCTGccttctggctctgctgcagggcagctctcaCTCTGGGAGGGAGCGTCTTCCATGTGGTTTCTTTCAGGGAACACCGTGAGCGAGGCGCAGCCTGCCCAGAAATACCTGGAAGTGGAGCAGATTGGCCAAGG GGCTTTTGGAGCCGTTTCTAAAGGACTCGACAGGGCCACTGGAGGAGAG GTGGCCCTCAAGAAAATGAGTCTCACAGGGCAGAACAGGGAACGAGCTGTGAATGAAATCCTGCTCCTGAAGGACAAGAAGCACCCCAACATTGTCAACTTTTTGGACAG CTTCCTTGTTGATGGAGATCTCTGGCTGGTCATGGAATACATGGATGGAGGAACTTTGCAGGACGTTGTCAGACAGACACGCATGGCTGAAGGAGAGATGGCAGCTGTCAGTCGGGAG TGTCTGCAGGGCCTGGATTTCCTCCATTCCAAGCGGGTGATCCACAGGGATGTGAAGAGCTCCAACATCCTTCTGGGAATGGACggctctgtcaggctgg ctgattttggcctctgtgctcagctcagccctgagcaggaCCAGCGCAGCTCCATGGTGGGCACTGCTCACTGGATGGCCCCAGAGGTTGTGACCAGATCTCCTTACGGCCCCAAGGTGGACATCTGGTCCTTCGGTATCGTGACCATCGAGATGGTGGAAGGAGAACCTCCTTACTTCAGGGAAACGGCGGCCATG gcTCGCGCTCTGATCCGGCAGAACGGGACCccgcagctgcaggagccccggcGCCTGTCGGCTCTGCTGCGGGACTTCCTCGAGTGCAGCCTGGAGCCGGACGAGGAGCGGCGCTgggctgcccaggagctgctgcag CACCCATTTTTAGCATCAGCCAAGCCTCTCTCCAGCCTGACCCCTCTGATCACTGCAGCAAAGCAACTGAGGGAGCAGCGGAGGAGATGA
- the LOC135286387 gene encoding zinc finger protein OZF-like, with protein MEEEKPWRFRTRRGCKPSPGSCGEERAPLSQEGGQRSRQSSELVEKPHGREKPHECLECGKGFSRHFDLIQHQVIHTGERPYECEECGKSFSHSSSLIRHQRFHTGERPFECGKCGKSFSQSSSLTQHRRIHTGEKPFECGECGKSFSYKQNLMQHQVIHTGDRPYECGECGMGFNQKAAMLQHQRIHTGEKPFECGECGKSFRCSSGLRKHERIHTGEKPCECGVCGKSFSLKCQLTEHQKIHSREKPYKCGECGKSFTGSTALIRHQVIHTGERPYTCLECGKSYGWHSDLRKHERIHTGEKPYECPQCGKRFQRSSDLLKHERIHTEERPFRCPDCGKGFKHNSHLIIHQRIHTGERPYECGECGMSFSTSSTLTRHQQRRH; from the coding sequence ATGGAGGAAGAAAAGCCCTGGAGATtccgcacgaggaggggctgcaaacccagcccagggagctgcgGGGAGGAAAGAGCCCCCCTGAGCCAGGAAGGCGGCCAGagatccaggcagagctcagagctggtggagAAGCCTCACGGCAGGGAGAAGCCCCACGAGTGcttggaatgtgggaagggtTTCAGCCGGCACTTTGACCTGATCCAGCACCAggtgatccacactggggaacggccctacgagtgtgaggagtgtgggaagagcttcagccacagctccagcctgatcCGGCACCAGCGgttccacactggggaacggccctttgagtgtgggaaatgtgggaagagcttcagccagagctccagtCTGACTCAACACcggaggatccacactggggaaaagCCCTttgagtgtggggaatgtgggaagagcttcagctaCAAGCAGAACCTGATGCAACACCAGGTGATCCACACCGGGGATCGGCCTtatgagtgtggggaatgtgggatgGGCTTCAACCAGAAGGCCGCGATGCTGCaacaccagaggatccacactggggaaaagCCCTttgagtgtggggaatgtgggaagagcttcaggtgcagctctggCCTGAGGAAACAtgagaggatccacactggggaaaagCCCTGTGAGTGTGGGgtgtgtgggaagagcttcagcttGAAGTGCCAGCTGACGGAACACCAGAAGATCCACTCTAGGGAAAAGCCCTAcaagtgtggggagtgtgggaagagcttcacagGAAGCACGGCCCTGATTCGGCACCAGGTGATCCACACAGGGGAACGGCCCTACACCTGcttggaatgtgggaagagctatGGGTGGCACTCTGACCTGAGAAAACACgagcgcatccacactggggagaaaccctacgagtgtccccagtgtgggaagaggtttcaaaGGAGCTCCGATCTCCTCAAAcatgagcggattcacacagaggagaggcccttccgctgccccgactgtgggaagggcttcaagcacaactcccACCTCATCAtccaccagcgcatccacactggggagaggccctacgagtgtggggagtgtgggatgAGCTTCTCCACAAGCTCAACCTTGACCAGACACCAACAGAGGCGCCACTAA